A genome region from Triticum aestivum cultivar Chinese Spring chromosome 2B, IWGSC CS RefSeq v2.1, whole genome shotgun sequence includes the following:
- the LOC123043432 gene encoding uncharacterized protein KIAA0930 homolog: MAAPPSTSSPSGEVRVERSPTDLTGGDGQAAPSRAELLSMVKKHSHLIGWTVVEAEDDPSDVEMDDKFWHEMLDLFFVRGRVSRSREEDDLVFFVNSTMQKMEDLPPFFVRRWAPTLEKLINANSTEVDWERSFYLNLVAHTSYTVTVALCSISNLRNRADKSKWSPPIYKVSKTVYASPSRVNFRLDQRKAVETVPAYPNIYFSVDDFDDPFDAVVLSDPEHCYCVILNAHDGAAFPEETEASNVSNVQSGFNSGSSGENPPKRTLFSGYVSYQNVREAYDAGRSKFGSFLSLGQDNTKLDKLFMRGPEGRGEVEVAVSGIPDQSHERSKKDPGDNFRVLVRKAASAASKFAEQAFEAASANKRPDHKLLPLKCCLMSVSLPWDFIAHDLLHKETPPLDF, encoded by the exons ATGGCGGCGCCGCCTTCCACCTCCTCGCCGTCCGGGGAGGTCCGCGTCGAGAGATCGCCTACTGACCTAACCGGCGGCGACGGCCAGGCAGCGCCCTCGAG GGCCGAATTGCTCAGCATGGTGAAGAAGCACTCGCATCTGATCGGGTGGACAGTCGTCGAGGCCGAGGACGATCCGTCGGACGTCGAGATGGATGATAAGTTCTGGCATGAGATGCTTGATCTTTTCTTCGTGCGTGGTAGGGTGTCAAGGAGCAGGGAGGAGGACGACCTCGTCTTCTTTGTCAATAGCACG ATGCAGAAAATGGAAGATCTGCCTCCCTTTTTCGTGCGGAGATGGGCTCCTACG CTTGAAAAGCTCATCAATGCTAATTCAACTGAGGTTGATTGGGAACGTTCCTTCTATTTGAATTTAGTCGCTCACACGTCATATACTGTCACAGTGGCATTGTGCAG TATCAGCAATCTTCGCAATCGTGCAGACAAAAGCAAGTGGTCGCCTCCAATTTATAAGGTTTCGAAAACTGTATATGCATCCCCTAGCCGTGTAAATTTCCGCCTTGATCAAAGAAAG GCTGTAGAAACAGTACCTGCATATCCCAACATTTATTTCTCAGTTGATGACTTCGATGATCCTTTTGATGCTGTG GTTTTGTCAGACCCAGAACACTGCTATTGTGTGATTCTCAATGCGCATGATGGGGCAGCATTTCCTGAAGAAACTGAAGCAAGCAACGTCTCAAATGTACAATCTGGGTTCAACTCTGGGAGCAGTGGAGAGAACCCACCAAAG AGAACTCTCTTCTCAGGCTATGTCAGCTATCAAAATGTCCGTGAAGCTTATGATG CTGGCAGATCCAAATTTGGGAGCTTCCTCTCACTTGGGCAGGACAATACTAAACTTGATAAACTTTTCATGAGGGGCCCTGAAGGACGTGGGGAAGTTGAAGTTGCTGTTTCTGGGATTCCAG ATCAGAGCCACGAGAGATCAAAGAAAGATCCAGGAGATAACTTCCGGGTTCTTGTTCGCAAGGCGGCTTCTGCTGCATCAAAGTTTGCAGAGCAGGCCTTCGAGGCTGCATCTGCCAACAAACGACCGGACCATAAGCTTCTTCCTCTCAAGTGTTGTTTGATGTCAGTATCTCTTCCTTGGGACTTCATTGCCCATGACCTGTTGCACAAG GAAACGCCACCTTTGGACTTCTGA